CCGTCAGCGCCTCGCTGGCGAAGACGACCCCGCCGCTGAGTCCCAGACCCCGCAGGCGACCGCCACCTGCGACGAGCCCGCCCAGCGCCACACCGGTCAGGGACTCTTGGACGCTCATGATGCCTGCGGAGAGCGCGAGCCCCGCGCCGCGCCGGCCGACAACGCCGAGGCCCCCGAGGGCGAGACCGCGCAGGTCCCCGGCTTCGACGAAGAGGCCGCCGACGCCGAGGCCCTCCAGGCGGCCGCGTGCGCGCGCGGCGCCCAGCGCACAGAGGAGCCCGCGGCTGTCGCGCTTGATGTCGACGAGCAGGCCGCCCAGCGCAGCGCCGGTGAGCGACTCGCTGCCGACGCCGAAGCCAGCGGCGGCCAGGCCGCGAATCCGCTCGCCGGCCGTGGCGCCGAGCCCGCCCAGCGCGAGCCCTTGCAGGCGTCCCGCCTTGGGACCGATGAGGCCGATGGCGGCGCCGTTCATCTGCGCGACCGGACTCGGGCGGGGATTCCAGAGGGTGAGATTCAGTCCGTCGACGCGCTGGACCTGATCGTCGACGGCATTGATCCGCAGTCCGCAGGCGCGCGGGCTGTTGCCCAGGCTGAGGCCCACGCCGCGCAGGGTGAGCGCGACGGCGGCCTCGCCGGGACGCGGGCCGAGCCCGATCAACCCTGGAAGAAGGGTGAAGGCAAGCCATCGCGGAAGGCGCGCGCGAGTCCTCATCAGGTCCCCCTTGCCAGCCACGGTGAGTCTAGCACAAGGGGCCCGAATTCTCTTGCCTCTCTCCGGACCGCCGCCATACTCGCAGGCCATGCGGCTGCCCCGCACCGGGGCCCCGCGCTCGAGGAGGTCAGCATGCTGCGCAAGTTCCATCGTCCGGCTGCCGGCGCCCTGCTGGCGGCGCTTCTGCTCGCGGGCCTTGCCGATGCCGGCCAGGCGCGCATCGTCCGCGGCCACACCCACGGCGGCGGCTTCCTGCTTCGCCTATCGGGAGGCCTCGGCGCGGCGAGCACATCGGCGGACATCGAGGGCGACGATCCCGAGCTCTCGGGTGGGAGCGGCGACATCAACATCGCCATCGGCGGCATCGTCTCGCCGGGTCTCGCGCTGCACGGGACGATCTGGGGCTGGTCTGTCCAGGATCCCGAGGTCGAGTGGCTGGGCGTGGAGGGCTGGATTCCCGCCGACCTCAGCATGAGCGCCATCGGCGGCGGCCTCACCTACTACTTCATGCCGGCGAATCTCTACCTGTCCGGCTCGCTGGGCCTCGCCACGCTGAGCCTCGAGCGCGCCGAAAGCGACACCGGTCTCGCCTTCGACTTCACGGTGGGCAAGGAGTGGTGGGTGGGTGCGCGCTGGGGTCTGGGCATCGCCGGCGCCTTCGGCTACCACAGCATTCCCGGTGAGGGCGACGAGGACTGGTCGGGCAGGAACATCGCCCTGCGCTTCACGGCGACCTTCAACTAGTCGCGCCCCGGCGCGCCGCCGCCGTCTCGCCGATCGCCGCCCTGGCGCCGGAAGGCTACACGCCGACGCTCGCGGTTCAGGGCGGCGATCCCGCGCTCGACAGCGACCTCGTGACGCCGCTGCTCCCGCTCACGGCGCTGCGCGCTCAGCCGATTCGCAGGCTCAACCCTCGCGGCGGCGGCCTCGCCACCAGCCGACCATCAGGTAGATCCCGTAGAGCACCAGCGCGATCGGCCACCAGTCCTGGAGCCAGTCCAGCGAGTAGTCGTAGCGGGTGTGCGCGAAGAGCAGCGCGCCGATGGCGACCAGCAGGAGGCCGCCCAGCAGGGAGCCGCCCATCGGCAGCTTGAGGTCCTTCGGCATCTCGGGCGCGCCGACGCCTTCGAGCGCCTGGTTGTAGAGCGCCGCCCGCCGTCCCGCGTCGATGATGCCGAACATCCAGAAGAAGGCGAGGAAGAGCGCCACCAGGGGGGTGAGCTTGCCAATGTCCATGTTGAGGATGGTGATGCACAGGGCCATCACGACCGCGTGCGCGAAGCCGCGCTGGTAGTAGCCGATGTAGGCCTGGCCCAGGCCCGGGAAGAGCGAGAGCACGCTGGCCAGGGCCGGGGACTTGCCGAGGTTGCTCCGGCGCAGGGCACGGGGCGGGGCGGCCGGCCGCGGGATCTCGGCGCCGGCGTCGCTGCGGTATTCGGGGCGGTCCAACATGCTTGCCTCCTCGGTGCGGGAATCAGGTCCGGCCGCCTGGGGCGGCGTCTTGCGTCATTGTCGTCGTCGGGGCCGGGGCGGGCTGTCCGCTGCGGCCGATGCGTTTGAGGTCGCCCAGCACTTCGCTCAGGTTGCTCGAGGCCGCGGCGAGGTCGCGGCGGCGCAGGCTGTCCACCAGCGCGCCGAGGTCCCGCCAGAGCTCGCGCAGCTGGGGCTGCAGGCGCTGACGCCAGTCCGCGAGGCGCTCGCCCAGGCCCTGCTGCGCGGCGCGCAGCGCGCGGGCGCCGCTGTCCACGGCCGCGTCGCCGGCGCCGGCCAGGCTGTCCGTGACGCGCGTCAGGTCCAGGGGCAGGGCCGCGGCCAGGCTGCTCGGCTCGCCGCGCAGGAGGGCCAGGGCTTCGCGCGGCGCCTCGCGCAGGGGCGAGACCGGCGTGGCGGTCAGCGCCACGACGAGCAAGGTCCCCGCATAGGCGGCCTCGAGGGCGAAGCGCGGCCGCCGCCAGCTCCGGCGCCACCACTCCGCGAGGCGTTCGTCCAGGCGCGGCAGGGCCGCAGTGGCGTCCGCGTCCGCGAGGGCCGCCAGCACATCGGCCGTGAAGCGCGCATCGGGCTCGCAGGTGGCCAGGGCGGGCAGGGTGCGCTCCAGCCAGGCCAGGCTCTGGGCGAGCGCGCGACAGGGCGCGCAGTGCGCGAGGTGCGCCGTGAGCAGGGCGACTTCCTCCTCGCTCAGGTCGCCATCGGCGAGGCAGGGGAGCAGGGCCTCGGCGCGGGCGCAGGGGCTGCCGCTCGTGGCGGCCAGGATGGCGGCCGTCAGCTCCTCGGTTTCACGGCGACGCTTGTCGTCTTGCGGGTGCATCGGCTTCAGCTCCCCAGCACTTCGCTGATGGCGGCGGGCGGCCCGCCCAGATCGCGCAGCGCGCGCGCCAGCTCGAGACGCGCGCGGCTGGCGCGGGACTTCACGGTGCCCAGGGGCACCTGCAGCATGTCGGCGATCTCCTCCAGGGGCAGGTCCTGCATCTCCTTGAGGATGATCAGCTCGCGGTTGATCGGCGTGAGCGCGTCGAGGGCCTGCAGGAGCAGGCGTCGGCGCGCGTCGTCCTGCCAGCGCGCGTCCGCGCTGGGGGCCGGATCGGCCAGGGCGTGGGCGCTCTCCACGGGCAGGTCCTGGCGCGGCGGCCGCGCCCGGCGGCGGCGCAGGGCGTCCAGGCTCGCGTTGCGGGCGATGCGCAGCAGCCAGGCCTCGAAGCGCTCGGGCTCGCGGCAGGCCTCGAGGTTCCGCCAGACGCGCAGGAAGACCTCCTGGGCCAGGTCGCGCGCCTCCTCGCGATCGCCCACGTAGGCGTCCGCGACGGCGAGCACACGCGACTGGTACCTGCGCACGAGAACCTCCCAGGCCAGCGGATCGCCTTGCCGGCAGCGCGCGATGAGGGCGGCCAGTTCCATGGGGTCCGCTTCGTTCGAGGATGGGCGGGCCGGGGGCGCTTCCCCCTGCCAGGCGATGACGCAAGCGCGGGCAGGCAGGTTCGGTCAAGTGCGCAGAAATCTTCACGGCGCCGGCTGGCGACCGATTGACAGGAAACGCCGCCAGCGCCACCCTGCCGGCGGACGCAAGGAGCCCGGCAGGAGGGGAGCGATGTCCAGTTGCCTTCGCGGACTGCGCCGTGCCGGCTGCTTCGCCGGCCTGCTCGTCATCGCTGGGAGCGCGGCCGCGGCGCCGCCGAAGCACGTCGTGTTCTTCATCGGCGACGGCATGGGCTTCGAGCACGTGGAGCTGGCCCGTCGCTGGGCGGCGGCGGACTCGAGCGCGCTGCCCTTCGTGGACTGGCCCTTGCGCCTGGCCGTCAGCACGACGCCGGCCGGCGCGCCGCCCTACGACCCCGAGGCCTACTGGGGCGATCCGGCGTCCCGGCACCACAAGGTCACGGACTCGGCGGCCGCGGCGACGGCCCTCGCGACCGGGGTCAAGACGGGAAACGGCATGCTCGGCCTCACGCCCGACGGCCGGCCTCTGCACAATCTCACCGAGTGGCTGGGCGAGCGCGGCCTGGCCTGCGGGGTCGTCAGCACGGTGCCCTTCGTCCACGCGACGCCGGCCGGCTTCGCCGTGCACGTCCCGCGTCGCGACGACTACCTGAAGATCGCCCGCCAGCTGCTGCTCGAAACGCGATTGCGGGTGATCATCGGCTGCGGGCATCCGCACTACGACGGCGGCGGCCGCTTCCTCGACGACCCGCGCGGCTACGAGCAGGTCGGCGGCCGCCCGCTCTGGGACGGCCTGCTCGCCGGCGCCACCGCCTTCGATCTCGACAGCGACGGCGCTCCCGATGCCGAGCTGCCGGACCTCGACGGCGATGGCCGGCGCGATCCCTGGCGACTCATCCAGGAGCGCGCGGCCGTGCAGGCCCTTGCCGCAGGCCCCGCGCCCCTGCGCCTGCTCGTCGTGCCCCAGGTGGCCAGCACGCTGCAGGAAGAGCGCCCCGGCGATCCCGAGGGCGCGCCCTTCGCGGTGCCGCGCACCGCGAGCCTGCCGACCCTCGCCGAGCTGAGCCTGGCGGCCATCAACACGCTCGAC
Above is a genomic segment from bacterium containing:
- a CDS encoding sigma-70 family RNA polymerase sigma factor, which gives rise to MELAALIARCRQGDPLAWEVLVRRYQSRVLAVADAYVGDREEARDLAQEVFLRVWRNLEACREPERFEAWLLRIARNASLDALRRRRARPPRQDLPVESAHALADPAPSADARWQDDARRRLLLQALDALTPINRELIILKEMQDLPLEEIADMLQVPLGTVKSRASRARLELARALRDLGGPPAAISEVLGS
- a CDS encoding zf-HC2 domain-containing protein; translation: MHPQDDKRRRETEELTAAILAATSGSPCARAEALLPCLADGDLSEEEVALLTAHLAHCAPCRALAQSLAWLERTLPALATCEPDARFTADVLAALADADATAALPRLDERLAEWWRRSWRRPRFALEAAYAGTLLVVALTATPVSPLREAPREALALLRGEPSSLAAALPLDLTRVTDSLAGAGDAAVDSGARALRAAQQGLGERLADWRQRLQPQLRELWRDLGALVDSLRRRDLAAASSNLSEVLGDLKRIGRSGQPAPAPTTTMTQDAAPGGRT
- a CDS encoding alkaline phosphatase, translating into MRAASSMGSASFEDGRAGGASPCQAMTQARAGRFGQVRRNLHGAGWRPIDRKRRQRHPAGGRKEPGRRGAMSSCLRGLRRAGCFAGLLVIAGSAAAAPPKHVVFFIGDGMGFEHVELARRWAAADSSALPFVDWPLRLAVSTTPAGAPPYDPEAYWGDPASRHHKVTDSAAAATALATGVKTGNGMLGLTPDGRPLHNLTEWLGERGLACGVVSTVPFVHATPAGFAVHVPRRDDYLKIARQLLLETRLRVIIGCGHPHYDGGGRFLDDPRGYEQVGGRPLWDGLLAGATAFDLDSDGAPDAELPDLDGDGRRDPWRLIQERAAVQALAAGPAPLRLLVVPQVASTLQEERPGDPEGAPFAVPRTASLPTLAELSLAAINTLDDDPDGFFLMIEAGAIDWAAHANAGGRLVEELLDFGAAVAAVADWVERESNWEETLLIVTADHETGGLSLRDAGAAAPAALGLPAHEWSSESHTNALVPLYAVGRGSESLPALAEGRDPRRGPYLDNAQLAPAIRALWAAPAAGAAPGR